From a single Streptomyces liliifuscus genomic region:
- a CDS encoding SgcJ/EcaC family oxidoreductase yields MQRHIRTRAAVVTVALVAAGAVTVGVSQAAPEHRSKPAAGQAAAKPTKKQIAALFDGWNKALQTGDSKKVAARYASDAVLLPTASPKIRTNHAEIVDYFDHFLLNKPKGEKIRSVINVLDSNSAIDAGLYVFQLTDPKTGEKKDVEARYTYEYEKRGGKWLIVNHHSSVLPAAS; encoded by the coding sequence ATGCAGCGTCACATACGTACCCGCGCAGCGGTCGTCACCGTCGCCCTCGTGGCCGCCGGAGCCGTCACCGTCGGTGTCAGCCAGGCCGCGCCGGAGCACAGGTCGAAGCCCGCGGCGGGTCAGGCGGCCGCGAAGCCGACCAAGAAGCAGATCGCCGCGCTGTTCGACGGCTGGAACAAGGCCCTGCAGACCGGGGACTCGAAGAAGGTCGCCGCCCGCTACGCCTCGGACGCCGTGCTTCTCCCCACCGCCTCGCCCAAGATCCGTACGAACCACGCCGAGATCGTCGACTACTTCGACCACTTCCTGCTGAACAAGCCCAAGGGCGAGAAGATCAGGTCCGTGATCAACGTCCTGGACAGCAACTCGGCGATCGACGCCGGACTGTACGTCTTCCAGCTCACCGACCCGAAGACCGGTGAGAAGAAGGACGTCGAGGCCCGCTACACGTACGAGTACGAGAAGCGCGGCGGCAAGTGGCTGATCGTCAACCACCACTCCTCGGTGCTGCCCGCCGCAAGCTGA
- a CDS encoding substrate-binding domain-containing protein: MEWLSAENVVAVGTAVVGIVASGVMVWYERRVPRRKRIGYRVQMDNPIGDDVRLGRANVRLGLFDEAPGMADATLVLLRIENDGSQSIADMDYTGRELHGLTAVFTDRVIRGVSVTQPPDTDHLMDHFTPSNGLGYQDNTLRIPRVPLNRGEHFKLLVLLSGGDVGSGIRLIGGIRDGEVHPNRSATPDEKPPLFSRPSRLITGMLTLCVLALAVIVVARDDTPPPIGCEQGQLTVTGSTAFEPVMRELADKYEKDCEGSTIEVDAHGSTAGVQQLAAQGAKSKGGSPPVIALSDGPKPSGLNQLRETRVAVSVFVLVAHEGLPVKNLTTAEVRRLYSDKVSNWKQLGGPDLPVHLISRDANSGTRKVFQRHVLERNEGANTSSDCERKDYTSAPVIRCELFSTDQVLSTVARIPGAIGYSELNLATGYEGVHRVTLDGHDPSVEEIEHGNSEYPYREIEYAYTYGEPPADSLVSSFLTYISRGSGQDVVRTHGHLPCSTPVGQKICAEG, encoded by the coding sequence GTGGAGTGGCTGAGCGCAGAGAACGTGGTGGCCGTGGGCACGGCGGTCGTCGGCATTGTGGCCTCGGGAGTCATGGTCTGGTACGAGCGCCGGGTGCCGCGCCGCAAACGGATCGGCTACCGCGTACAGATGGACAACCCGATAGGGGACGACGTCCGTCTCGGCAGAGCCAACGTACGGCTCGGACTGTTCGACGAGGCGCCGGGGATGGCGGACGCGACCCTCGTCCTCCTCCGGATCGAGAACGACGGCTCGCAGAGCATCGCCGACATGGACTACACGGGGCGCGAACTCCACGGTCTGACCGCGGTGTTCACGGACCGCGTCATCCGCGGGGTGTCGGTCACACAGCCGCCCGACACCGACCACCTGATGGACCACTTCACCCCGTCGAACGGCCTCGGCTACCAGGACAACACCCTGCGCATCCCGCGCGTCCCGCTCAACCGCGGCGAGCACTTCAAGCTTCTCGTGCTGCTGTCGGGCGGTGACGTGGGCAGCGGGATACGGCTCATCGGCGGTATCCGCGACGGCGAGGTGCACCCCAACCGCAGTGCGACTCCGGACGAGAAGCCGCCGCTGTTCAGCAGACCCTCGCGGCTGATCACCGGGATGCTCACGCTGTGCGTCCTCGCGCTCGCCGTCATCGTGGTCGCCCGCGACGACACCCCGCCGCCGATCGGCTGCGAGCAGGGCCAGTTGACCGTCACGGGGTCGACGGCGTTCGAGCCGGTGATGCGCGAGCTGGCGGACAAGTACGAGAAGGACTGCGAGGGTTCGACGATCGAGGTGGACGCGCACGGCTCCACCGCCGGTGTCCAGCAACTCGCCGCCCAGGGAGCCAAGTCCAAGGGCGGCTCCCCGCCGGTGATCGCCCTCTCCGACGGCCCCAAGCCGAGCGGGCTGAACCAGCTGCGCGAGACCCGCGTCGCCGTCTCGGTCTTCGTGCTCGTCGCCCACGAGGGCCTTCCGGTGAAGAACCTCACGACGGCCGAGGTACGCCGTCTCTACAGCGACAAGGTCAGCAACTGGAAGCAGCTCGGCGGCCCCGACCTGCCCGTGCACCTGATCAGCCGCGACGCCAACTCCGGTACGCGCAAGGTCTTCCAGCGCCATGTCCTCGAACGCAACGAGGGCGCCAACACCTCTTCGGACTGCGAGCGCAAGGACTACACCTCCGCCCCGGTCATCCGCTGCGAGCTCTTCTCCACCGACCAGGTGCTGAGCACGGTCGCGCGCATCCCCGGCGCCATCGGCTACAGCGAGCTCAACCTCGCCACCGGCTACGAGGGCGTGCACCGGGTCACCCTCGACGGCCACGACCCGTCGGTCGAGGAGATCGAACACGGCAACAGCGAGTACCCGTACCGCGAGATCGAGTACGCGTACACGTACGGCGAGCCGCCCGCCGACTCGCTGGTCTCCAGCTTCCTCACGTACATCAGCCGGGGGAGCGGCCAGGACGTGGTCCGCACGCACGGTCATCTGCCGTGCTCGACGCCGGTGGGGCAGAAGATCTGCGCCGAGGGGTGA
- a CDS encoding sensor histidine kinase, with product MIRQLIVSYVLLVAVALAAFTVPVAFTLTAQLRGDTEESVEREATTMALLLGEGDASSRQALVRMAGAYSQDTPGTVQVTDSSGAAVASLPLPADDEAITQALRNRRTTVDWGSSFVWGRHLVVTVPAESADDKDRIVGAVRIKYATSDLSSRLWSIWGFRAILAVSVLAVAAFIGAFVARRLTRPLRQLNDMATRFSDGDLTARSPVTGPHETQQLARTLNSAGERLDSLVAAQRIFVADASHQLRTPLTALRLSLDNIADGTDDEFVREDVEQATSEVVRMSRLVNGLLVLARAEAKVSAAEPLSLHDVIEERFSVWRPAADERGVTIALGGVAGGRPLVLASPGHLDQVLDNVLSNALEVSPDGGTITVEVSPHPDEVVMSVLDQGPGMSDADKSRAFDRFWRGQGLTGRAGSGLGLAIVKQLVTDDGGAVALRDAPGGGLCVRFSLRRAAPRSGG from the coding sequence ATGATCCGGCAGCTGATCGTCAGTTACGTACTTCTGGTGGCGGTCGCGCTGGCCGCCTTCACCGTGCCGGTGGCCTTCACGCTGACCGCGCAACTGCGCGGGGACACCGAGGAGTCGGTGGAGCGCGAGGCCACGACGATGGCGCTGCTGCTGGGCGAGGGGGACGCGTCCTCGCGGCAGGCGCTCGTGCGGATGGCCGGTGCCTACTCCCAGGACACCCCCGGCACCGTCCAGGTGACCGACTCCAGTGGCGCGGCGGTGGCCTCGCTCCCCCTCCCCGCGGACGACGAGGCGATCACACAGGCGCTGAGAAACCGCAGGACGACGGTCGACTGGGGCTCCTCCTTCGTCTGGGGACGGCACCTGGTGGTGACCGTGCCGGCCGAGTCGGCGGACGACAAGGACCGGATCGTGGGCGCCGTACGCATCAAGTACGCGACCTCCGACCTCAGCAGCCGGCTGTGGAGCATCTGGGGCTTCCGGGCCATACTCGCGGTCAGCGTGCTGGCCGTGGCCGCCTTCATCGGCGCCTTCGTGGCCCGCCGCCTCACCCGGCCACTGCGCCAGCTCAACGACATGGCGACCCGGTTCAGCGACGGCGACCTCACGGCACGCTCACCCGTGACGGGCCCGCACGAGACGCAGCAGCTGGCCCGCACCCTCAACTCGGCCGGCGAACGCCTCGACAGCCTGGTCGCCGCCCAGCGGATCTTCGTCGCCGACGCCTCCCACCAGCTGCGTACGCCGCTGACGGCACTGCGCCTCTCCCTGGACAACATCGCGGACGGAACCGACGACGAGTTCGTACGGGAGGACGTGGAGCAGGCCACCTCCGAGGTGGTCCGGATGAGCCGCCTGGTGAACGGGCTGCTGGTGCTCGCGCGCGCGGAGGCGAAGGTGTCCGCCGCCGAACCGCTGTCGCTGCACGACGTGATCGAGGAGCGCTTCTCGGTGTGGAGACCGGCCGCCGACGAGCGCGGAGTCACCATCGCTCTGGGGGGAGTTGCCGGCGGCCGGCCGCTTGTGCTGGCCAGCCCGGGTCACCTCGACCAGGTCCTGGACAACGTTCTGTCGAATGCCCTGGAGGTCTCGCCGGACGGCGGGACGATCACCGTGGAGGTGTCGCCCCACCCCGACGAGGTCGTGATGTCGGTGCTGGACCAGGGGCCCGGCATGTCCGACGCGGACAAGTCCCGCGCCTTCGACCGCTTCTGGCGCGGCCAGGGCCTGACGGGCCGGGCCGGCTCGGGGCTCGGCCTGGCCATCGTCAAGCAGCTGGTCACCGATGACGGCGGTGCGGTGGCGCTGCGGGACGCCCCTGGTGGGGGGCTGTGCGTCCGGTTCAGCTTGCGGCGGGCAGCACCGAGGAGTGGTGGTTGA
- a CDS encoding YbaB/EbfC family nucleoid-associated protein: MIPGGGQPNMQQLLQQAQKMQQDLANAQEELARTEVEGQAGGGLVKATVTGSGELRGLVIDPKAVDPEDTETLADLIVAAVQAANENAQTLQQQKLGPLAQGLGGGGIPGLPF; the protein is encoded by the coding sequence GTGATTCCCGGTGGTGGCCAGCCCAATATGCAGCAGCTGCTCCAGCAGGCCCAGAAGATGCAGCAGGACCTCGCGAACGCGCAGGAGGAGCTGGCGCGGACGGAGGTCGAAGGACAGGCGGGCGGCGGCCTGGTGAAGGCGACGGTGACGGGTTCCGGCGAGCTGCGCGGCCTGGTCATCGACCCCAAGGCCGTGGACCCCGAGGACACCGAGACCCTCGCCGACCTGATCGTCGCGGCGGTCCAGGCGGCGAACGAGAACGCCCAGACCCTCCAGCAGCAGAAGCTCGGCCCGCTCGCCCAGGGGCTGGGTGGCGGCGGCATCCCCGGCCTGCCGTTCTAA
- a CDS encoding DUF5063 domain-containing protein, with amino-acid sequence MSDATLHATGQDPDDFAVQIADQVESFLVAVTEVAKGDEPDSAVPFLLLEVSQLLLAGGRLGAHEDIVPDERYEPDLGPEPDVDDIRERLALMLDPVDVYSEVFDPYEPRKPPVPARISDDLADVITDLRHGMAHYRAGRTTEALWWWQFSYFSNWGSTASATLRALQSLVAHVRLNQPLEELDGLDTDQDLSEEALAEAAGKVMAEEIAGPLGLREVK; translated from the coding sequence ATGTCTGACGCCACGCTGCACGCGACGGGGCAGGACCCCGACGACTTCGCGGTCCAGATCGCGGACCAGGTGGAGAGCTTCCTCGTAGCGGTCACAGAGGTCGCCAAGGGCGACGAGCCGGACTCGGCGGTCCCCTTCCTCCTCCTGGAGGTCTCCCAGCTCCTGCTGGCAGGCGGCCGCCTGGGCGCGCACGAGGACATCGTCCCCGACGAGCGCTACGAGCCCGACCTGGGCCCCGAGCCGGACGTCGACGACATCCGCGAGCGCCTCGCCCTGATGCTCGACCCGGTCGATGTCTACTCCGAGGTCTTCGACCCGTACGAGCCCCGCAAGCCCCCGGTCCCGGCCCGTATCTCGGACGACCTGGCCGACGTCATCACCGACCTCCGCCACGGCATGGCCCACTACCGCGCGGGCCGCACCACCGAGGCCCTCTGGTGGTGGCAGTTCTCGTACTTCTCCAACTGGGGCTCCACGGCGTCGGCGACACTCAGGGCCCTCCAGTCCCTGGTGGCCCATGTCCGCCTCAACCAGCCCCTGGAGGAACTGGACGGCCTCGACACCGACCAGGACCTCAGCGAGGAAGCCCTCGCGGAGGCGGCCGGCAAGGTGATGGCGGAGGAGATCGCCGGCCCGCTGGGCCTGCGCGAGGTCAAGTAG
- a CDS encoding response regulator transcription factor, giving the protein MRVLLVEDDEPVAQSLRRGLLRYGFEVAWVATGGDALAHEDPYDVVLLDLGLPDTDGLDVCKALRQRGDVPIIVISARIDETDRVVGLELGADDYVTKPFGVREVIARIRAVMRRAQPRTAAEAAAAGPDRYGSRLTIDRKAARVRLDGEEVALAPKEYDLLAFLTEEPGALMSREQIMEAVWDANWFGPTKTLDVHVAALRRKLAGAITIEAVRGVGFRLEIDKDGDRDGGSTSSGSTTGGGSKGDAPS; this is encoded by the coding sequence GTGCGCGTACTCCTGGTGGAAGACGACGAGCCGGTAGCCCAGTCGCTCCGGCGCGGGCTGCTGCGTTACGGCTTCGAGGTGGCCTGGGTCGCCACGGGTGGTGACGCCCTGGCCCACGAGGACCCGTACGACGTGGTGCTGCTCGACCTCGGGCTGCCCGACACCGACGGTCTGGACGTCTGCAAGGCGCTGCGCCAGCGCGGCGACGTACCGATCATCGTGATCAGCGCGCGCATCGACGAGACGGACCGGGTGGTCGGTCTTGAGCTCGGCGCCGACGACTACGTCACCAAGCCCTTCGGGGTGCGCGAGGTCATCGCCCGGATAAGGGCGGTGATGCGGCGCGCCCAGCCGCGTACGGCGGCGGAGGCCGCGGCGGCGGGACCCGACCGGTACGGATCGCGGCTGACCATCGACCGCAAGGCGGCCCGTGTCCGGCTGGACGGCGAGGAGGTCGCCCTCGCGCCCAAGGAGTACGACCTGCTGGCCTTCCTCACCGAGGAGCCGGGCGCGCTGATGTCGCGCGAACAGATCATGGAAGCGGTCTGGGACGCGAACTGGTTCGGGCCGACCAAGACGCTGGACGTGCATGTGGCGGCGCTGCGGCGGAAGCTCGCGGGCGCGATCACGATCGAGGCGGTCCGCGGGGTCGGCTTCCGCCTGGAGATCGACAAGGACGGCGACCGGGACGGCGGCAGCACGAGCAGCGGCAGCACGACTGGCGGCGGCAGCAAGGGTGACGCCCCCTCATGA
- the recR gene encoding recombination mediator RecR, translating into MYEGVVQDLIDELGRLPGVGPKSAQRIAFHILQAEPTDVRRLAQCLMEVKAKVRFCATCGNVAQEELCNICRDPRRDLTVICVVEEPKDVVAIERTREFRGKYHVLGGAISPIEGVGPDDLRIRELLARLADGTVTELILATDPNLEGEATATYLARMIKPMGLRVTRLASGLPVGGDLEYADEVTLGRAFEGRRLLDV; encoded by the coding sequence GTGTACGAAGGCGTGGTCCAGGACCTCATCGACGAACTGGGGCGGCTGCCCGGCGTCGGTCCCAAGAGCGCGCAGCGGATCGCCTTCCACATCCTCCAGGCCGAGCCGACGGACGTGCGCCGTCTCGCTCAGTGCCTGATGGAGGTCAAGGCGAAGGTCCGCTTCTGCGCCACCTGCGGGAACGTGGCGCAGGAGGAGCTGTGCAACATCTGCCGCGACCCGCGCCGCGACCTCACGGTGATCTGTGTGGTCGAGGAGCCCAAGGACGTCGTCGCGATCGAGCGGACGCGCGAGTTCCGGGGCAAGTACCACGTCCTGGGCGGCGCGATCAGCCCGATCGAGGGCGTGGGCCCCGACGACCTGCGCATAAGAGAACTGCTCGCGCGCCTGGCGGACGGCACGGTCACGGAGCTCATCCTGGCCACGGACCCGAACCTGGAGGGCGAGGCCACGGCCACGTACCTCGCCCGCATGATCAAGCCCATGGGCCTCAGGGTCACCCGCCTCGCCAGCGGGCTGCCGGTGGGCGGTGACCTCGAGTACGCCGACGAGGTCACTCTGGGGCGCGCCTTCGAGGGAAGGCGGCTGCTGGATGTCTGA
- a CDS encoding M20/M25/M40 family metallo-hydrolase produces MSSTPTPTPPIRPSGNSGRSPSRRTVLAATAAAGAVTVGPSAAPAASAPVMPTAELVDTPARPATAAEAERPGPRPPATAQAPSRELRALLKEIDPDRIEATVRKLVSFGTRHTLSTQDDPDRGIGAARDWILAEMRSYAAGSGGRMTAELQSYVQEPASRIPTATRITNVVAILRGSVTPERVYVVSGHYDSRVTDVMDATSDSPGADDDASGVAVAMELARVMAKRRPASTIVFAAVAGEEQGLYGASHMASRFKAAGTDVQAMFTNDIVGASRADDGTKDPYTIRLFAEGVPTSETAEQAATRRSVGGENDSPSRQLARFVRDTGDNSATGMHVRVVYRRDRYRRGGDHIPFLEQGYAAARFTEPAEDFAHQHQDVRVEGGKQFGDLPEFCDFPFTARVARVNAAALWTLAQAPAAPRNARILTAALTNSTELTWARGSEPDLVGYEVVWRETTSPEWTHIIPVGNATSHEVDLSKDNVFFGVRAVNRAGLRGPVAFPLPQV; encoded by the coding sequence ATGTCTTCCACCCCCACACCCACCCCGCCCATACGCCCCAGCGGAAACTCCGGCAGAAGCCCCAGCAGAAGAACCGTCCTGGCCGCGACTGCGGCCGCCGGAGCCGTCACGGTGGGGCCGTCCGCAGCGCCCGCGGCGTCGGCTCCGGTCATGCCGACGGCCGAGCTGGTGGACACGCCCGCGAGGCCCGCGACGGCGGCCGAGGCCGAACGGCCGGGCCCGCGCCCGCCGGCCACCGCGCAGGCCCCCTCCCGTGAACTGCGCGCCCTGCTGAAGGAGATCGACCCGGACCGCATCGAGGCGACGGTCCGCAAACTCGTCTCCTTCGGCACCCGGCACACCCTCTCCACCCAGGACGACCCGGACCGCGGCATCGGCGCGGCCCGCGACTGGATCCTCGCGGAGATGCGCTCGTACGCCGCCGGGTCCGGCGGCCGGATGACGGCCGAACTCCAGTCGTACGTCCAGGAACCCGCGTCCCGCATCCCGACCGCGACCCGCATCACCAACGTGGTGGCGATCCTGCGGGGCTCGGTCACCCCGGAGCGGGTGTACGTCGTCTCGGGCCACTACGACTCCCGCGTCACCGACGTCATGGACGCCACCTCGGACTCCCCGGGCGCCGACGACGACGCGTCCGGGGTCGCCGTGGCGATGGAACTGGCGCGGGTGATGGCGAAGCGCCGCCCGGCGTCGACGATCGTGTTCGCGGCGGTCGCGGGGGAGGAGCAGGGGCTGTACGGGGCCTCGCACATGGCGTCCCGGTTCAAGGCGGCCGGCACGGACGTGCAGGCCATGTTCACGAACGACATCGTGGGCGCTTCGAGGGCGGACGACGGGACGAAGGACCCGTACACGATCCGTCTCTTCGCCGAAGGCGTGCCCACGTCGGAGACCGCCGAGCAGGCGGCGACGCGCCGTTCGGTGGGCGGCGAGAACGACTCCCCGTCACGGCAGTTGGCGCGGTTCGTCCGTGACACCGGGGACAACTCGGCGACGGGTATGCACGTACGGGTCGTCTACCGCCGGGACCGGTACCGCCGGGGCGGCGACCACATCCCCTTCCTCGAACAGGGCTACGCGGCCGCCCGGTTCACCGAGCCGGCCGAGGACTTCGCCCACCAGCACCAGGACGTACGGGTCGAGGGCGGCAAACAATTCGGCGATCTGCCGGAGTTCTGCGACTTCCCCTTCACGGCCCGGGTCGCCCGCGTGAACGCGGCCGCGCTCTGGACCCTGGCCCAGGCTCCGGCCGCCCCGCGCAACGCCAGGATCCTGACGGCCGCACTCACGAACTCCACGGAGCTGACGTGGGCCCGGGGTTCCGAGCCCGACCTGGTGGGCTACGAGGTCGTCTGGCGCGAGACCACGTCCCCCGAGTGGACCCACATCATCCCGGTCGGCAACGCGACCTCCCACGAGGTGGACTTGTCCAAGGACAACGTCTTCTTCGGCGTGAGAGCGGTGAACCGAGCGGGCCTGCGGGGTCCTGTGGCATTCCCGTTGCCGCAGGTATAG
- a CDS encoding SLATT domain-containing protein, with product MSQPDMQPEGSAQDGDGRGDGARAGGLRPGPGGFGPRGPGPSGPRRGIPGRGALGPGGPRPSDLMGRTFPLGDWGEPAERLHELYRWVEAGALATASWYLAERVWKRRGARALRAGAAAGALAGVALPLLDVTGVVGGGAVWGYLGMLVGVACVAGDRFFGVTAGWIRDVATAQAVQRRLQVLQFDWASECVREVLGPTEGTAGEAAERCLGVLRRFSEDVAELVRVETADWMVEFRTGAGPLAIQAGVGGAARVDSAPPGRPPLPPGTRPNMPRQRPPEPR from the coding sequence GTGAGCCAGCCGGACATGCAGCCCGAGGGATCGGCCCAGGACGGGGACGGTCGGGGTGATGGTGCGCGGGCCGGTGGCCTGAGGCCGGGGCCGGGAGGGTTCGGGCCCCGCGGACCCGGGCCGAGCGGTCCGAGACGTGGCATTCCCGGCCGGGGCGCGCTCGGGCCCGGCGGGCCGAGGCCCAGTGATCTCATGGGGCGTACGTTTCCGCTCGGGGACTGGGGGGAGCCGGCCGAGCGGCTCCACGAGCTGTACCGGTGGGTGGAGGCGGGGGCACTGGCCACGGCGTCCTGGTATCTCGCCGAGCGGGTGTGGAAGCGGCGGGGGGCGCGGGCGTTGCGGGCGGGGGCCGCGGCGGGGGCTCTTGCCGGGGTCGCGTTGCCGCTGCTCGATGTCACCGGGGTGGTGGGCGGGGGCGCCGTGTGGGGGTATCTCGGGATGCTGGTCGGGGTCGCGTGTGTGGCGGGGGACCGTTTCTTCGGAGTGACCGCCGGGTGGATAAGGGACGTGGCCACGGCTCAGGCCGTGCAGCGGCGGTTGCAGGTACTTCAGTTCGACTGGGCGTCCGAGTGTGTGCGGGAGGTTCTCGGGCCTACGGAGGGGACTGCGGGGGAGGCCGCGGAGCGGTGTCTTGGGGTGCTTCGGCGGTTTTCCGAGGATGTGGCTGAGCTGGTGCGGGTGGAGACGGCGGACTGGATGGTGGAGTTCCGGACGGGGGCGGGGCCGCTGGCCATCCAGGCGGGGGTGGGTGGGGCCGCCCGCGTCGACTCCGCTCCGCCCGGGCGGCCGCCGCTGCCGCCGGGCACCCGGCCGAACATGCCGCGCCAGCGACCGCCCGAGCCTCGGTAG
- a CDS encoding helix-turn-helix domain-containing protein: MSVQYNSSTPSPLNWRYSGNQLKRWRTKANVTREELAAAANYSPDTIKSMEQGVRMPTPRVLDAADELCHAEGLLSAAKDYLKRERFPARAQDYMEYEREAINLWWYEVALIPGLLQTEAYARALIGNHTPPLDEDTVEERVMARLERQGLHTRKPLAACSYALYEAALRGPYVDKDQLLHLLEVANVRNVSIQVLPYGKATTAALHGPMVLLETRDHDRLAYTEAPSTSQLTSDPAVVSAQTERLSMIRMMALGPDESTRFIERMVDEL, from the coding sequence GTGTCAGTCCAGTACAACTCCTCCACGCCGTCGCCGCTCAACTGGCGCTACAGCGGCAACCAGTTGAAACGCTGGCGCACCAAGGCGAACGTGACCCGCGAGGAACTGGCCGCCGCCGCCAACTACTCCCCGGACACGATCAAGTCCATGGAACAGGGCGTACGCATGCCGACGCCGCGCGTCCTGGACGCGGCGGATGAGTTGTGTCATGCGGAGGGGTTGCTGAGCGCGGCCAAGGACTACTTGAAGCGGGAGAGGTTTCCGGCGAGGGCGCAGGACTACATGGAGTACGAGCGCGAGGCGATCAACCTCTGGTGGTACGAAGTCGCTCTGATCCCCGGCCTGTTGCAGACCGAGGCCTATGCGAGGGCTCTGATCGGCAACCACACTCCGCCCCTTGATGAGGACACCGTCGAAGAGCGGGTCATGGCGAGGCTGGAGCGCCAGGGACTCCACACGCGCAAGCCGTTGGCGGCTTGCAGCTACGCGCTGTACGAGGCGGCACTGCGCGGCCCGTACGTCGACAAGGACCAACTGCTGCACCTCTTGGAGGTCGCAAACGTGCGTAACGTCTCGATCCAGGTGCTGCCCTACGGGAAGGCGACGACTGCCGCGTTGCACGGGCCGATGGTGCTCCTGGAGACACGGGATCACGATCGCCTCGCCTACACGGAGGCTCCGTCCACGAGTCAGTTGACCTCTGACCCGGCAGTGGTCAGTGCGCAGACCGAGCGGCTTAGCATGATCCGCATGATGGCCCTCGGCCCTGACGAGTCGACCCGCTTCATCGAGCGGATGGTGGATGAGCTGTGA
- a CDS encoding DUF397 domain-containing protein, producing the protein MNDELKWFKASYSDGEGGACLEVAVTPTVIHIRDTKLAAPGPELKVPASAWAAFVSVLYERCPCAAQALDGA; encoded by the coding sequence GTGAACGACGAGCTGAAGTGGTTCAAGGCCAGCTACAGCGATGGCGAAGGCGGCGCCTGCCTCGAAGTGGCTGTGACCCCGACCGTCATCCACATACGCGACACCAAACTCGCCGCCCCCGGCCCGGAGCTGAAGGTCCCCGCCTCCGCCTGGGCCGCCTTCGTCTCCGTTTTGTACGAACGTTGTCCGTGCGCTGCACAAGCACTGGACGGGGCCTAA